In Panacibacter ginsenosidivorans, the following proteins share a genomic window:
- a CDS encoding SAM hydrolase/SAM-dependent halogenase family protein, with amino-acid sequence MNKHNRVVATLACCIIFIQTFAQNKIVVFQTDFGLKDGAVSAMKGVAMGVSADLKLFDLTHEIPAYNIWEAGYRLKQTAQYWPAGTVFVSVIDPGVGSARKSVVLKTKSGHFFVTPDNGTLTLVAESLGIDSIREIDETKNRLKGSGDSYTFHGRDVYAYTGARLADGVIKFSGVGPLLPPKVVTIDYQKPVFENNIIKGNIPILDIQYGNVWTNIDKATFSKLNMQTGDQIHVTVFHNNDKVYEGTMPYATTFSAVAEGKALCYLNSLLNISFALNMDNFSAKNKVYSGADWSVEIKKE; translated from the coding sequence ATGAATAAGCACAATCGTGTTGTTGCAACGCTTGCCTGTTGCATAATATTTATACAAACATTTGCGCAAAATAAGATCGTTGTTTTTCAAACAGATTTTGGCTTGAAAGATGGTGCCGTTTCTGCTATGAAAGGAGTAGCCATGGGCGTTTCCGCCGATCTTAAACTTTTCGATCTTACTCATGAAATTCCTGCTTACAATATTTGGGAAGCCGGCTATCGTTTAAAACAAACCGCGCAATACTGGCCCGCCGGTACGGTGTTTGTTTCCGTTATTGATCCCGGTGTGGGCAGTGCAAGAAAATCTGTTGTGTTAAAAACAAAGAGCGGTCACTTTTTTGTGACACCAGACAACGGAACACTTACTTTGGTTGCTGAAAGCCTTGGTATAGATTCTATAAGAGAGATCGATGAAACAAAGAACCGTTTAAAAGGTTCGGGTGATTCTTATACTTTTCATGGCCGCGATGTATATGCATATACCGGTGCAAGATTGGCAGATGGTGTAATAAAATTTTCCGGAGTGGGCCCTTTGCTTCCTCCTAAAGTGGTGACCATCGATTATCAAAAGCCTGTCTTTGAAAACAATATCATCAAAGGCAATATTCCCATTCTTGATATTCAGTATGGCAATGTCTGGACAAATATTGATAAAGCAACATTCAGCAAATTAAACATGCAGACAGGAGATCAGATACATGTAACTGTTTTCCATAACAACGATAAAGTGTATGAAGGTACCATGCCTTATGCAACTACGTTTTCAGCAGTTGCAGAAGGAAAGGCTTTGTGTTATCTCAACAGCTTACTCAATATTTCCTTTGCATTAAATATGGATAATTTCTCTGCAAAAAATAAAGTGTATAGCGGAGCGGATTGGAGTGTGGAGATTAAAAAGGAGTAA
- a CDS encoding VOC family protein: protein MAKQVFINLAVKDVERSMSFYTALGFTNNPQFSDDSGKCMVWSDNIFVMILSHEKFASFATKPIADTKTNLAALYSLSLDSIDEVNELMTAGLDAGGIEPHEMRDYGFMQQRTIEDFDGHSWEVFFMDMSKFPTEQQKG, encoded by the coding sequence ATGGCAAAACAAGTATTTATCAATTTAGCAGTAAAAGATGTGGAAAGATCAATGAGCTTTTACACTGCATTGGGCTTCACCAACAATCCTCAGTTTTCTGACGACTCAGGTAAATGCATGGTATGGAGTGATAACATTTTTGTTATGATACTATCGCACGAAAAGTTTGCATCATTCGCAACAAAACCTATTGCAGACACCAAAACCAATCTTGCAGCACTTTATTCTTTATCACTAGACAGTATAGATGAAGTAAATGAATTAATGACAGCCGGACTTGATGCAGGTGGAATTGAACCACATGAAATGAGAGACTATGGGTTTATGCAACAGCGAACCATAGAAGACTTTGACGGTCACAGTTGGGAAGTTTTCTTTATGGATATGAGTAAATTTCCAACAGAACAGCAAAAAGGATAA
- a CDS encoding DUF1349 domain-containing protein, whose translation MKKIKSIISLLFAVWFATITNAQTITVPGIPYPLHCDIQPLHSSVKGNTITMVAGKKTDMFRDPNVTYNTDNAPKLLFKPADNFVLTASIQHAFANKWDGGAIILKSDSLNWVKFCFEKDYAGGKRVVSVVTKDISDDCNSVEIAGNKVFYKIAKADNVITLYYSLEGKRWFLVRHFQFDARPEFEVGFLAQSPTGTSCTVTFSDILYEERKISDPYTGE comes from the coding sequence ATGAAAAAAATAAAATCTATTATAAGTTTACTGTTTGCCGTTTGGTTTGCAACAATTACAAATGCTCAAACGATTACTGTTCCGGGAATTCCTTATCCGTTGCATTGTGATATTCAGCCATTACATTCTTCGGTAAAAGGCAATACCATAACAATGGTTGCTGGCAAGAAAACAGATATGTTCCGCGATCCAAATGTTACCTATAACACAGACAATGCTCCAAAGCTTTTATTTAAACCCGCAGACAATTTTGTATTAACAGCTTCTATTCAGCATGCGTTTGCAAACAAATGGGATGGTGGCGCCATTATTTTAAAAAGTGATAGCCTGAACTGGGTAAAATTTTGTTTTGAAAAAGACTATGCAGGAGGGAAAAGAGTAGTAAGCGTGGTAACAAAAGATATCTCCGATGATTGCAATTCAGTTGAAATAGCGGGCAATAAAGTATTTTATAAAATAGCAAAAGCTGATAATGTAATTACGTTGTATTATTCTTTAGAAGGAAAAAGATGGTTTCTTGTTCGTCATTTTCAATTTGATGCCAGGCCGGAATTTGAAGTAGGCTTTCTTGCACAATCACCAACAGGCACAAGCTGCACCGTTACTTTTTCTGATATATTATATGAGGAAAGAAAAATTTCAGATCCATATACCGGAGAGTAG
- a CDS encoding DapH/DapD/GlmU-related protein yields the protein MNNDNNSIFERMLAGGLIPDNDPQLPEMWKVVQRTIELSAALNTSASVDQIRERLSEITGKEIDKSTTIFMPFYTNFGKHINIGKRVFINHACSFLDLGGITIEDDVLIGPKVNLITENHPLDPSNRKSLDLKSILLKRNAWIGAGSTILPGITVGENSVVAAGAVVNKDVPDNTIVGGIPAKIIRTID from the coding sequence ATGAACAACGATAATAATAGCATTTTTGAAAGAATGCTTGCAGGAGGATTAATTCCTGATAATGACCCACAATTGCCGGAGATGTGGAAAGTTGTTCAGCGAACCATTGAATTATCTGCCGCACTTAATACTTCTGCCAGCGTTGATCAAATACGGGAACGTTTGAGTGAGATCACCGGAAAAGAAATCGATAAAAGCACTACCATATTTATGCCATTTTATACAAACTTTGGGAAGCATATAAACATTGGTAAAAGAGTATTTATAAATCATGCCTGTTCTTTTCTTGACCTGGGCGGCATAACTATTGAAGATGATGTACTGATAGGCCCTAAGGTTAATCTTATTACAGAAAACCATCCTTTAGATCCATCAAATAGAAAGTCACTTGATCTTAAATCTATTCTCCTAAAAAGAAATGCATGGATAGGCGCAGGGTCAACTATATTGCCCGGTATAACTGTCGGCGAAAATTCAGTTGTTGCGGCGGGTGCAGTAGTAAATAAAGATGTTCCTGACAATACAATCGTTGGTGGCATTCCTGCTAAAATCATCAGGACGATTGACTGA
- a CDS encoding Gfo/Idh/MocA family protein has product MSSRRDFLQKISLSAAVIPFLSAKSVAATKDDKPYDGPILRVAILGLGSYGTRVADAMQSCKKAKLVGAISGTPSKLTAWQSKYGIPEKNCYNYETYDAIKNNPDIDAVYIITPNALHKEAAMRVAKAGKHVISEKPMSINAKDAQEMVDACKKAGVKLLVGYRMHYEPKTLEVIRMRNAGEFGKVLFFQGLSGFIIGDPTQWRLNKALSGGGAMMDIGIYSVNGARYMIGEEPIWVTAQEVKTNPEKFKEGIDETITFQLGFPGGAVASCLSTYSLNNLDKFFLDGDKGFAEMQPSTGYGPIQGHTHKGELTQPHITHQTLQMDGMSELIFEGIQPVVPVDGEEAVKDLKIIDAIFEAIKTGKKVALKL; this is encoded by the coding sequence ATGAGTTCACGCCGCGACTTCTTACAAAAAATCTCTTTATCTGCTGCAGTAATTCCATTTCTCAGTGCGAAAAGTGTTGCTGCAACAAAAGATGACAAGCCTTATGATGGACCAATTTTGCGTGTAGCTATTTTAGGTTTGGGCAGTTATGGTACACGTGTGGCAGATGCCATGCAAAGTTGTAAAAAGGCAAAGTTGGTGGGTGCTATAAGTGGCACGCCTTCTAAGCTAACAGCCTGGCAAAGCAAGTACGGCATTCCTGAAAAGAATTGTTATAACTATGAAACATACGATGCGATAAAAAACAATCCTGATATTGATGCCGTGTACATTATTACACCGAATGCATTACATAAAGAAGCGGCAATGCGGGTGGCAAAAGCGGGCAAACATGTGATTTCTGAAAAACCAATGTCAATCAATGCAAAAGACGCACAGGAAATGGTGGATGCATGCAAAAAGGCCGGTGTAAAATTATTGGTTGGTTACCGTATGCACTACGAACCAAAAACGCTTGAAGTAATTCGTATGCGCAATGCAGGCGAGTTTGGCAAAGTATTATTCTTCCAGGGGTTGAGCGGCTTTATTATTGGTGATCCAACACAATGGCGTTTGAATAAAGCATTATCCGGCGGCGGCGCCATGATGGACATTGGCATTTATTCTGTTAATGGTGCACGCTACATGATCGGTGAAGAACCTATTTGGGTCACGGCACAGGAAGTAAAAACAAATCCTGAAAAATTCAAAGAAGGTATTGATGAAACTATTACGTTTCAACTGGGCTTCCCTGGTGGTGCCGTGGCTTCCTGTTTATCAACGTATAGTTTAAATAACCTTGATAAATTTTTTCTTGATGGCGATAAGGGTTTTGCCGAAATGCAGCCTTCAACCGGTTATGGACCCATTCAAGGTCACACACACAAAGGAGAATTAACGCAGCCACACATCACGCATCAAACATTGCAAATGGATGGTATGTCAGAACTGATCTTTGAAGGCATACAACCTGTGGTGCCTGTGGATGGCGAAGAAGCGGTAAAAGACCTGAAGATCATTGATGCCATTTTTGAAGCTATTAAAACAGGAAAGAAAGTTGCGCTGAAGTTGTAA
- a CDS encoding GNAT family N-acetyltransferase, whose amino-acid sequence MKAHEHIKFNGALLDNFLAQGCYRMRQDIFTTNLIWDKGNIYHVFWLRYPLADFYFDNKPQKLLTANSFFEIGNRDFFIHTEIEELYKLYLDKVNFDAPPTMQDFLFGEAFTAGFHHNLFDSAIIEIRDGAKLIAAGIYDKGSEAIAGIMNFYDPAYRKYSLGKYLMLLKMQYAIENQLQFYYPGYIAYGYNKFDYKLFPNPHLAQIFDVKKKVWLPYSKQLLAQLVDEFEE is encoded by the coding sequence ATGAAAGCACATGAGCATATAAAATTTAATGGTGCATTGCTGGATAATTTTCTTGCCCAGGGCTGTTATAGAATGCGACAGGATATTTTTACAACTAATCTAATTTGGGATAAAGGAAATATTTACCATGTGTTTTGGTTGCGCTATCCCCTTGCTGATTTTTACTTTGATAACAAACCGCAGAAACTTCTTACAGCCAATAGTTTTTTTGAAATTGGCAACAGGGATTTTTTTATACACACAGAGATAGAAGAACTTTACAAGCTATATCTTGATAAAGTAAATTTTGACGCGCCACCCACAATGCAGGATTTCTTATTTGGGGAAGCATTTACTGCAGGATTTCATCATAATTTATTTGATTCAGCGATCATTGAAATAAGAGACGGTGCTAAATTAATCGCAGCCGGTATTTATGATAAAGGGTCGGAAGCTATTGCAGGCATTATGAACTTTTACGATCCTGCATACAGGAAATATAGTTTAGGAAAATACCTTATGCTGCTGAAGATGCAATATGCCATAGAAAATCAACTGCAGTTTTATTATCCCGGTTATATTGCTTATGGGTATAATAAGTTTGATTATAAATTATTTCCTAATCCGCATCTTGCGCAAATATTTGATGTAAAGAAAAAAGTGTGGCTGCCATACAGCAAACAGTTGCTTGCCCAACTGGTGGATGAATTTGAAGAGTAA